From one Pseudobdellovibrionaceae bacterium genomic stretch:
- a CDS encoding LamG domain-containing protein — MKGRTAMVGSAYGTQVPTTRTWIKNIIYTSLLTIGIGAQPLAGALDINGEGSKTGIAALYLFNNTTGPVVDSSGVGTPLNLTIGDPARVTRENGYLRFNQPTIARSGSPATKIINACKASNALTVEAYVRVSEDNQNGPARMITLSRDSGTRNFTVGQTYDGVGHWMGRVRTGTNNQGSLNGFESPDGVLQENALHHVVMVKDGTTARLYVDRQLQATFTNLGGSGSFANWDDSMEFAFGNELSYQTAGQERPWLGELHMVAVFCRALTAKEIQGDTAVQPGNVAVMPKPDEPISDLRQKAAVLYHRLGGTRVPIDHPVLDEMEALMAANQYVEAAKKATASVNFYNITVRDFAAQMATRDETMKAPLSDFVATVVGVTRDGLDARLLVSGDFYYKADPTKAAVPQNVVQDILLSNRHYESLASQGYSLARVLHRVNGQPIMGANGAATTNPDPAGILTSRAFLEAHADAGTNRRLVEFAFREFLCVPIEQWADTSNADSMVGRDVDRYPGGSNAKYQAECKGCHAGMDAIRPAFGQLDFENNRVKHGLSLADGNGENQMKRNPAGISDKLNVNNDVFPDGYAVNNTAWINQLIRGSNLKYFGWRGKIQGAGLNSLGTMIGNSQAFSRCMVRRVYSSLCKREPTLNEGQMILTTADEFEKNNYNLKWLFERVAVQGACLGN; from the coding sequence ATGAAAGGGAGAACTGCCATGGTCGGTAGTGCCTATGGAACTCAAGTTCCAACCACAAGGACGTGGATAAAGAACATCATCTACACATCTTTGCTCACCATTGGTATCGGTGCACAGCCTCTGGCTGGAGCACTGGATATCAACGGTGAAGGTAGCAAGACAGGGATCGCTGCTCTTTATCTCTTTAATAACACCACGGGACCCGTTGTTGATTCTTCAGGAGTAGGAACTCCCCTGAATCTGACAATCGGTGATCCGGCTCGCGTGACTCGCGAAAATGGTTATCTGCGGTTTAACCAGCCAACCATTGCGCGCTCGGGTTCACCGGCAACCAAAATCATCAATGCCTGTAAGGCCAGTAATGCCCTCACTGTTGAGGCATATGTCCGCGTGAGTGAGGACAACCAAAATGGTCCAGCGCGTATGATCACTCTGTCCCGAGATTCTGGAACGCGCAACTTCACCGTTGGTCAGACCTACGATGGCGTAGGCCACTGGATGGGCCGTGTGCGAACTGGTACCAACAACCAAGGATCGTTAAACGGCTTTGAAAGCCCTGATGGAGTTCTTCAGGAGAATGCTCTCCATCATGTTGTTATGGTCAAAGATGGCACCACCGCGCGCCTCTATGTCGATCGACAGCTTCAGGCCACCTTCACCAACCTTGGTGGTAGTGGATCATTTGCAAATTGGGATGACAGCATGGAATTCGCCTTTGGTAACGAGCTGAGCTACCAAACAGCTGGTCAGGAACGTCCCTGGCTGGGAGAGCTGCACATGGTGGCTGTTTTCTGCCGGGCTTTAACTGCGAAAGAGATCCAGGGCGATACGGCTGTGCAACCGGGAAATGTGGCGGTCATGCCTAAGCCGGACGAACCCATCAGTGATCTTCGCCAAAAGGCTGCCGTACTCTACCACCGTCTCGGTGGAACCCGGGTGCCCATCGATCACCCAGTGCTTGATGAAATGGAAGCATTGATGGCGGCCAATCAATATGTTGAGGCGGCGAAGAAGGCGACGGCATCTGTAAACTTCTACAACATCACCGTGCGGGATTTCGCCGCACAAATGGCAACCAGAGACGAAACCATGAAAGCTCCATTGAGTGACTTCGTGGCGACCGTCGTGGGCGTCACCCGCGATGGTTTGGATGCTCGTCTTCTTGTCAGTGGAGATTTTTACTACAAGGCTGATCCAACCAAGGCCGCTGTACCTCAGAACGTGGTTCAGGATATCCTCTTGTCAAATCGCCACTATGAGTCCCTGGCCAGCCAAGGATACTCCCTGGCACGCGTCCTTCACCGAGTGAACGGACAACCCATTATGGGAGCAAACGGGGCAGCAACGACCAATCCTGATCCGGCGGGCATACTCACCAGTCGTGCCTTCCTGGAGGCTCACGCTGATGCAGGAACAAATCGCCGTTTAGTGGAATTTGCCTTCCGCGAATTCCTCTGTGTGCCCATCGAACAATGGGCCGACACCTCGAACGCGGATAGTATGGTGGGTCGCGATGTGGACCGATATCCTGGTGGATCAAACGCCAAGTACCAGGCTGAATGTAAGGGCTGTCATGCCGGCATGGATGCAATCCGCCCTGCCTTCGGTCAACTGGATTTCGAAAATAACCGAGTTAAGCACGGTTTGAGTCTGGCCGACGGAAATGGCGAAAACCAAATGAAGAGAAATCCCGCTGGAATCTCGGACAAGTTGAATGTGAACAACGACGTGTTCCCAGATGGTTATGCTGTAAACAATACCGCCTGGATCAATCAGTTGATCCGTGGCTCCAACCTCAAATACTTCGGTTGGCGCGGAAAGATCCAAGGAGCAGGACTTAACTCCTTGGGAACAATGATTGGAAATTCCCAGGCTTTCAGCCGCTGCATGGTTCGTCGGGTTTACTCAAGCCTGTGTAAGCGGGAGCCCACACTGAATGAAGGTCAAATGATTCTGACCACTGCAGACGAATTTGAAAAGAACAACTACAACCTGAAATGGCTCTTCGAGCGTGTTGCCGTCCAAGGCGCATGCTTGGGCAACTAA
- a CDS encoding thymidine kinase, giving the protein MFSGKTEELIRQLRRAQLAKMKIQVFKPALDDRYSADHVASHNQSLFPSQIVRRSDEILALVEKTTEVVGIDEGQFFDDGILEITTVLANAGKRVIVAGLDTDWKGQPFGPIPRLMAVAEVIRKQFAICMVCGEPAVRTQRLISADNDILVGSGEAYEARCRTHFDPEFSQRFQQNRRQAESLDAQEGPSPSP; this is encoded by the coding sequence ATGTTTAGTGGAAAGACTGAAGAGCTGATTCGCCAACTCCGCCGTGCCCAGCTGGCGAAAATGAAAATCCAGGTGTTTAAACCTGCCCTCGATGACCGCTATTCGGCCGATCATGTGGCCTCCCACAATCAGAGTCTATTTCCTTCACAAATTGTTCGCCGCTCAGACGAAATCTTGGCTTTGGTTGAGAAGACGACCGAAGTTGTGGGCATCGATGAGGGGCAGTTCTTTGATGACGGAATTCTGGAAATCACCACTGTCTTGGCCAATGCCGGAAAACGGGTGATTGTTGCCGGCCTGGATACAGATTGGAAGGGCCAACCTTTTGGACCTATCCCCCGACTGATGGCGGTAGCCGAAGTGATCCGCAAGCAGTTCGCCATTTGTATGGTCTGTGGCGAGCCCGCGGTTCGCACCCAGCGCCTGATTTCTGCCGACAATGACATCTTAGTTGGCTCGGGAGAGGCCTATGAAGCCCGTTGCCGTACTCACTTTGACCCGGAGTTCAGCCAGCGCTTTCAGCAAAACCGCCGTCAAGCCGAGAGCTTAGATGCTCAAGAAGGGCCTTCGCCCAGCCCCTAA
- the hpt gene encoding hypoxanthine phosphoribosyltransferase, whose amino-acid sequence MPSQLKLTELISEEALTAKVKEIGKALSDKYHGEDLVAICVLKGSFMFYADLIREIDTDLVSEFFGVSSYMNSSKSSGEVRLTLDLHNPIEGKHVLLVEDIVDTGLTMNYLQKTLGARNPKSLTTAALLLKPSCLKVECKVDYVGFEIPDEFVVGYGLDYQGYFRNIPYIAQVQGLI is encoded by the coding sequence ATGCCTTCTCAGCTGAAGCTGACCGAACTCATTTCCGAAGAAGCCCTTACTGCCAAGGTTAAAGAAATTGGCAAAGCATTATCCGACAAGTACCACGGCGAAGACCTGGTGGCGATTTGCGTGCTCAAGGGTTCATTCATGTTTTACGCTGATCTGATCCGAGAAATTGACACCGATTTGGTCAGCGAGTTCTTTGGGGTATCCAGCTATATGAACTCCAGCAAATCCTCTGGCGAAGTGCGATTGACCCTGGACCTACACAATCCCATCGAAGGGAAGCACGTTCTGCTCGTTGAAGACATCGTCGACACGGGTTTGACGATGAACTATCTGCAGAAAACATTGGGAGCTCGCAACCCCAAAAGTCTAACTACTGCAGCCCTATTGCTTAAACCCTCATGCCTCAAAGTTGAGTGCAAAGTCGATTATGTGGGCTTTGAGATCCCCGATGAATTTGTAGTTGGCTATGGATTGGACTATCAAGGTTACTTCCGTAACATTCCCTACATTGCTCAGGTGCAGGGCCTGATTTGA
- a CDS encoding transglycosylase SLT domain-containing protein, translating into MNYTRPTFVLIWLILISFFLTVSGSLFGRFAAATSDEETPVVLADMDPNVPERGDRPWFSPDYSNQENALGYGAGAFAILPGMEERVSFWIDIYSELTTDQGLLHDSRYVHIVYEKVDFTDIQVQTDLTDVQKVRARRKRVNEAKKVVTERLHRLEKLSSPAGLDGEDLRYWYMFAKVDEKNKFKEASTKGRLRFQLGQKDRFLQGIHYSGRYLRQMERIFREAGLPIELTRIPFVESSFNLKARSRAGASGIWQFMRYTGRQFLKINWSVDERNDPIRATEAAARLLKINYGMLESWPLAVTAYNHGPAGMRRLVQKEQTSNLVDLLDVRKGRFGFASANFYASFLAALEVEKNAKKYFKEPMWMAEHSREMIKLNRNVNHQGLLDIFGGDVEQARYFNPHVHSYVWRGWRVVREGNFIFVPPGEKEKSLARIDTLKDQKPEVMDGEKYRVQRGDTLSDIAQRFGVTVRAIINANEISNPRALRAGQKITIPK; encoded by the coding sequence ATGAATTACACGCGACCGACATTTGTTTTGATCTGGTTAATATTGATTTCCTTTTTTCTAACCGTGTCGGGCAGTCTGTTTGGCCGTTTTGCTGCTGCCACCTCTGATGAGGAAACTCCAGTGGTGTTGGCCGATATGGATCCCAACGTGCCTGAAAGGGGCGATCGCCCTTGGTTTTCACCAGATTATTCAAATCAGGAAAATGCTCTAGGGTATGGCGCGGGTGCCTTCGCCATTCTTCCGGGAATGGAAGAGAGGGTGTCTTTTTGGATCGACATCTACTCGGAACTCACCACAGATCAGGGACTTCTCCATGATAGCCGATATGTGCACATCGTGTATGAAAAGGTGGACTTCACCGATATTCAGGTGCAAACGGATCTCACCGATGTGCAAAAAGTCAGAGCCAGACGTAAGCGGGTGAATGAGGCCAAAAAGGTGGTCACGGAGAGGCTCCATCGATTGGAAAAGCTGAGTAGTCCGGCGGGGCTCGATGGCGAAGATCTGCGCTACTGGTATATGTTTGCCAAAGTGGATGAGAAAAACAAATTCAAAGAGGCGTCGACTAAGGGGCGGCTGAGGTTTCAGCTGGGACAGAAAGATCGTTTTCTTCAGGGAATACATTACTCGGGGAGATACCTGAGGCAAATGGAGAGGATCTTTCGGGAAGCTGGTCTTCCAATTGAGCTGACGCGCATCCCATTTGTGGAGTCGAGTTTCAACTTGAAAGCTAGGTCTCGAGCTGGGGCCTCGGGCATTTGGCAGTTCATGCGCTACACCGGGAGGCAATTTCTGAAGATCAATTGGTCTGTGGACGAGCGAAATGACCCGATTAGGGCAACAGAGGCCGCGGCCCGTTTGTTAAAGATCAACTATGGAATGCTGGAGAGTTGGCCTCTTGCGGTGACGGCTTATAATCATGGGCCAGCGGGTATGCGTCGCTTGGTGCAGAAGGAGCAAACGTCCAATCTGGTGGATCTTCTTGATGTGCGCAAGGGTCGGTTTGGTTTTGCGTCAGCTAACTTCTACGCCAGCTTTCTGGCTGCCCTTGAAGTGGAGAAGAACGCTAAGAAATATTTTAAAGAGCCGATGTGGATGGCCGAGCATTCACGGGAAATGATCAAGCTCAATCGAAATGTGAATCACCAGGGTCTATTGGATATTTTTGGCGGAGACGTGGAGCAGGCCAGATACTTCAACCCTCATGTTCACTCCTATGTTTGGCGGGGCTGGAGAGTGGTTCGAGAGGGCAACTTTATCTTTGTGCCACCGGGCGAAAAGGAAAAAAGTCTAGCGAGAATTGACACGTTGAAAGACCAAAAGCCAGAAGTTATGGACGGTGAAAAGTATAGGGTTCAGCGTGGAGACACGCTTAGTGATATTGCTCAGCGCTTTGGTGTTACCGTGCGGGCGATCATCAATGCTAACGAGATCAGCAATCCCCGTGCTCTACGCGCTGGTCAAAAAATTACCATTCCAAAATAG